The genomic DNA CAGCCGATAGGGCGTGAATTCGTAATTGATGCCGTCGGCGATGATGTAGGCGTGCAAACCGATCTTGTCGCGTTGGCGCCGTTGATTGATCTCGAAATAGTCAACCGCATCAAACCGCGTGGCCAAAAGTCCGAAGGGCATCCCCGACGGCGGGTGCATTTGGATGCCGACGTTGGGAACACCGGGTTGCACGTAGGGCACGCCCGACCATTTGGGCACCTCGACCGTGCCTTCGTAATGATCAAATAGAATTCCACCGATGTTGAGCATTTGATTATTGGGTTTCCATTGCCGCGCGTTGATCCGCATTGATCGCTGATTGGCGAATGACGTTGGACGAATTACCCGGTTTTGGTTTCGTGTTCGCTTCGGTTCCCTTCATCGCATCAAGTTGTTCACGTGCGATCTTGTTTTGTTCGTCGACTTTCTTTGCTACGTTACGAAACTCATTGGCAAGATTCTCCATGTAGCGTCCCAGTTCGGCGTTCCCTTCCCTGCGAACACGGTCCCCGAGGTCGGTCGCGTAGTCGGCGGCCGAGGTGATTGAACCGGGAACAAGTGAGTTGGCGTTATTCGTAATCAACTCGATGATGGCGTCGATCTGGTTATCCAACCGGTTGATGACGGGTTGTTCTTCTGTCGTGATTCCGTCCTGTGCAAATTCACGTCGACGTCCGAGCAATGTGTTGATCGCGTCGACTGATTCTTCGGCGAATGTTGACCCCGATAGTCGACCGCGGCGGATCCACGCTTCGTCGACTTGGGACGATACAAATCCAAGAAACCCCGGAGAACGTGTTTCCTGTAGGGTGGTGGCGACTTGGTCACGCAATGCTGCGAGAGACGCCCCCTCAATGTCTTGACTCAATTGAGCGGACTGCCCCCCCTCGCTTCGGCTGACGAAGTTGGATACGGACAATTGCGGTGTTCCCGACGCGATTTGCGAGGCTTCGCGTTCGAAGAAGTCCGCATCCGCTCGGATCGTTTGGTAGCTGCTTCGCAGCTGCCGTGCGGCGTCGCTTTCGGCGTCAAAGATGTCATTCAGAACAACTTGGAATTGCTTTTCACCAAATCCTTCGCCAACGAACTGCCGCTGTAATGCTTCGTTTTGCTGCAGTGTTTGAATTCGGCCAAAAAACGTGTCAAACGCCGCGGTGCCTTCGCCCTTCTGCTGGACTTCGGTTGCGACGGTAACGAATTCGGCCAGTCGCTCACGGTCGCGAATGTTCGCCTCGGTCGCGGACCCCTTGGCGATCTTTCGATCGAGCAATTCAATTTTGCTTCGTGCGTCAACGAGTTCATCGTCCAGACCGGTAAAGAACGAATCCATCCGTGTTGAGAAATCGGTTTGGAACGTCGCCGAGCTCGTCCCCCGGTCGTCATTGCCGAATTGGGTAATGACTGCGAATAACGCGGCCGCTTGTCGCGACGCTTCCTCGGCGTCTTGTTCGCGAACGGTCGACACAGACGAACCAATCGCTTTTGGTAACGATTCGACCAATGCGCCGGGATCAACGATTGCGGCTTGCGTTCCGGTGGTTTCGAGCAACGCGATCGATTGGCGGATGTCGGTCAATCCGGTTTGCCTTTGCAATGCCACCGCTCCAGCCGCCGTTTCATCGAGCTGATCGGGCGTGTTTCGCTCGAGCCGTGCCGATTGCGTGACCGCGTCGACCGCTTGCTCGGACGTTGCCCCACGCGAGACGGCGGCACCGAGTGCCGTGGTGATTTCGGTAAGACCCGAAAAGCCGGCTTTGTTGGCGATTTCACCAATGGATCGCTGCAGCAATTCGTCGCGCTCGACGATCGACAATCCGGCAAGGTTTTTGGCGGCCTCTTGCTGGGCTTTCGCAAGTTCGCGTTGCTTGTCGAGCGAATTGTCAAGCAATGTTTGTTGATCGACTAGGTACTGATTGATCGACGCGAGCACATTTTGAAAAGTGCTGTACGCGGTACCGATCGCGAGAAACTTTTGGACAGTACCTTCGAACGTCTTGTCAAGTGTCGATGCTTCGGGCTGTACCTTATCCTTAATGGCACGAGCCGCCTTTTCCGCTGCGGGATCGATCTTTCCAAGCGACGCAATCACATCGTCGATCGACCGCTCAGCCAATTCGCCAGCGTTGACCAAATGGCTTTTCAGCTCCGCCGCGACCTCGCGACCAACCGGCCCCATCGACCGCAATGTTTCGAGCGTTTCAGCAAACTTGCCCTCGCTGAATCGTGCCGCGTCGGCTAATTCGCTCTTGATCCGGTCGGCCGACGCCTCGACCGTCGGGTCGATTCGCTTCAATCGCTCGAGCACTTCGTTCATGTCGTCCGCAGCCGCAGCATCGGCTGCGACCAAGTCGGCTTCGATTCCCTTGGCGATTTCCGACGCTTCGCCGCCTAGCGATTTCAGCTCGGCAAGCGTGTTGTTGAATTCGGTTTGCTTGTCGGCTTCGGCAATCCGAGTGCGAATTTCGTCGGCCACGCCCTTTGCCGCCGGGCCAAGTTTCTCGAGATTGGCAAGATAGGATTCCAATGCCGCAGTGTCGCCGCCGGCGGTGGCCAATGACCGAGTGATCTGGTTTGATAGTTCCGCCGATTCGGGACCAAGTTCGGCAAGCGCAGCGTGAATCCGATCGAATGCGACTTCGGGCTCGACGTCGCCAAGCTCGGCACGCACGCGGGCGGCCACCTCGGCTGCAGCAGGATCGAGTTCGCGGAGACGTTCGACGTAGACATCCAATGCCGCCGTGTCGTTTCCGGCGGTGGCCAATGATCGCGTTATCTGGTTGGACAATTCCGCTGATTCCGGACCAAGTTCGGCAAGCGCAGCGTGAATCCGATCGAATGCGACATCGGGTTCCACGTTGCCAAGTTCGGCGCGCACGCGGGTGGCCACCTCGGCTGCGACCGGATCGAGTTCGCGGAGACGTTCGACGTAAATGTCGATGTTCGGTGCGGCCAATTCGATCGCTGCAAGATCGTCACGCATCTCGCGAATTACTTTCGATGCCGATCCGCCTAGCTGCTCGATCGATCGAATCGAATCATCGAATTTTAACGTGACTTGCGACGTTTCAAATTCGGCTCGCATCGCCTCGGCAGCATCGGCGGCCGCAGGGTCGATCCGGCGCAAGTTTGCAATGATCGACTCGATCGACTTTTGCCCCGCTTGCCCCGTCGATCGAAAATGTGCTTGCAGTTGATCTCCGAGTTTCTTGCCTTCTGGTCCCGCTCGTTTCAGATCGGCCAGCATCCCTTTGAGTGCTTTGTCGTCGGCATCCTTGACGCGTTTCAGCGCGGCTTCGATTTCGTCACCGGCGGCGTTGCCTGCGTCTGCGGTGCGGGCAAGTTGGCGTTCGTGGTCGCGTTCTTTTTCGATCACACGCTGAAGCGACGCCAACAGTTTGGCTTCGTCTCCGCTCAGCTCGACGACGGTAGTTGCCACAAGATCAATTCCGCGAGGGTGGGATGGTAGGGATGGTTTAGCCCGCGGTTCGCGGCGTTACACCAGATTTTGTATGCGAGCCGCCGGAGAGTCGGCGGCGTAGACGGTTTCCCAAGTTGGCCCTCATCGTTTCCGTGTCGATCGCGATATTTAGGATCTTGGTCGACAAATCGACAGTTAACAAATTCGCGGCCGTGGCTTCGGGCTTTTCGATCCGATAATTCAACCCCAGGACCTTGATCGCGAAATCGTGCAAATCGACTTCCTCGAGCGATGCACTGACTTGTCCGCGACTCAATTGTGCCAAGATGCGATCACCGATCGCGATGGCGTCGTTCCACACGTCGCGGTATTGCGGAACGACTTCGCCGGGCACCATCCGGCCGGTGTCGGAATCCTGAGTCAACATGCGATCCAAATTGCATGAATACAACATCGGGCCGTCGATCTGGTTGACGTCAAAGCAACGCAATTGCGGGATCATGTACGACCGACCATCGAACAATGTCAACCGTTGACCGGCGATCTGTGTTGGCCGCGAAAGCGATTCGGGGGTGACGGGGGATTCCGGATCGATGCCGACGTAGGCGTCGGTGCCAAACCGCTTTGTCCATTTTTGGTTCGGATCAAACCGCAACGTCCGAACCGAACCGGATTGGCAACAAAGCATGCCTTGCAAATCGTCGGGCCCGCGGAACGTCTCGCGTTTGGTCGGTCGATCGATCAAACCGGAAAGCCCGAATTGATCGAGGATCGCGGCGTTGACATCCTTGACGCCGGGAAGGAAATAGATCAGTGACATGGCTCACGCGTTAATTCGGGTAGAATGTGTGAGCCGTCCAAATTGTCTTTCCGTCGCGTGTTGTCCCGCGTTCGATCCACGCGACGACTATATCGGCGCGTCGGCGTATTTCGGTTCCACCACGACTTGCAATTCAATGTCGGTGCTTCGTTTCCCGTCGATCAACAAATGGGCGTCAAAGTGGTAACGGTCGACCGGCACGGACGTTTGTGCCGAACTAAATTCCAATCGCACCGTACAGCTGCCGACGGCCTTGTTGTGCAACGAGATCGAACCGACCAATACCGGAGAATCAGGCTCGGTCCCACCGCCGGCCGCCCCGACAACGACCGAGGCGGCGGTGTAATCGACGGCGGAATTGGTGATCGACCATTCGAACGCACGTCCCATCGTGGCGGTGTAGTCGTCCCGTTGTTTGATTCGGATGGTGTCGGAAATGTTCGTCGATCCGTTGCCAGTAAAGTTGTTCGCCGATGGCAACATGCGGGTCGCCACTGCGTCGGCCAGTTCCTCGTAATCAAATACGACGTCCGTTTCGGCGGTAACTTTTCCGGTGGCCGCTTCGATGGCAAGATCCGCAAAATTCGACGGCAGCGCGGCGGTAAACGACGAACTGGTCAACAATGTGCCAAGCTGCGAATCCAAGTTGGCACTGGTCATCCCGATCGCGCTTCGCACGCCTGATTCCGTCATCCCGCCCGAGACCACTTTTACGTCGACCATGCCGGGGCTGGAAAATACAAATTGATCGGTGACCGCTTTGATCGTGGCAATCTCGGTGTCGATGTATCCAGCAATCGTGCCGAGCGTACTGGGCAATGTCGTTCCAGTGTCTTCGATGATAGCCGCCAACTGCGTGTCTAAGTTAGCACTAGCCAATCCAATCGCACTTCGCACGCCGGCCGCATCCAGTCCACTGCCGCCCGCACCGGACACCGCATTGGCGTCGACTTCGCCGGGGTTGGTGAAAACGAATTGATCCGTGACCGATTTGATTGCATCGATCAATCCATCCAACATGGCAAGCGTCGTCTCGGTCGCGGGATCGACGGGCAAGTTGTCGGTTTTGGCTTTGATCGCGGCGACCTCGGTGTCGATGTAACCGGCGATCATCGCCATAGTACTCGGCAACGTCGTTCCGGTGTCTTCGACGATTCCCGCAAGCTGTGTGTCCAAATTAGCGCTCGCCAAACCGATCGCACTTCGCACTCCGGCCGCATCCAATCCACCGCCCCCCGCACCGGACACCGCGTTGGCGTCGACTTCGCCGGGATTGGTGAAGACGAATTGATCGGTCACCCCTTTGATTGCGTCGATCAAGCTATCCAACACGGCAAGCGTTGTCTCGGTCGCGGGATCGGCGGGCAAGTTGTCGGTCTTGGATTTGATCGCGGCGACTTCGGTGTCGATGTATCCGGCGATCGTGGCCAAAGTACTCGGCAACGTCGTTCCAGTGTCTTCGACGATTGACGCAAGCTGCGTGTCCAAATTCGCACTGGCCAAACCGATGGCACTTCGCACGCCGGCTGCATCCAATCCACCTCCCCCCGCACCCGATACCGCGTTGGCGTCGACTTCGCCGGGGTTGGTAAACACGAATTGATCGGTGACCGCTTTGATCGCGTCGATCAAGCCATCTAATACGGCAAGCGTGGTCTCGGTCGCGGGATCGGCGGGCAAGTTGTCGGTTTGGGCTTTGATGGCGGCGACTTCGGTGTCGATGTAACCGGCGATGGTGGCCAACGTATTTGGTAGCGTCGTGCCAGTGTCTTCGACGATGGCCGCAAGCTGTGTGTCCAAATTCGCACTGGCCAAACCGATGGCGTTTCGCACTCCGGCCGCATCCAATCCACCGCCAACGGTCGATAATTCGTGGATCGTTGCATCAACGCTTGCGGTTCCGTCAGCCAACACGATCACCAATCGCACGGCATCGGCACCGGCGGCCACCGCCGTGGTCGATACGTCGATCGAATACAGATTGCCAAGTGCATCGACTGCATCGTGGATCAAAGTTCCATCCAAAAATGCGTCACCGTCATCGCCATCGACAAGCGAACCGACCGCCACGGCGGTCGCCCATCGCCCCGACACCAATCGGCTGTATTTCGCCGACGTGATTCCCGAAACATCGAGATTCGTCACCGGATCATCCGTCGCGGACCAGACTCGGAAATAGAGACGTGGGTAGGTAGGATTTGGTTTCATTTCAATGCACGATGTCTAGAGAAAAAGCAAGCCACGTCGCACACCGGTCATGTAATCGGGGCCTTTGGGAGTTCCGCCGGGTTGATAGGCGCGAACGGACGCAAGTGCCGACATTTCACCCGCAGTCAATTCCCGATTGAAGATGCGGCAGTCATCCCATTTGCCCTTGGCATAGCCATAGCCTTCGTAGCCGAGCAACACGTTGGCCGACGATGCCGACGGTACCGCGATCGTTTTTGTTCCCGCGAGTGTTCCACTGATGTAAAACTTTAGGGTCGTCCCTGATCGCGTTGCACCACAATGCACCCACTGGTTTTGCGGGCAATTTGTATCGCTGTTGACCTGGGACGATCCATTCCAGTACTGCAATTTTTGGCTGTGCGTCGACGGGCTTAACCACAATTGAAACTGAGCATTTCCACCAACTCGCTGGTTCAAAAGAATCGCATCGTTGGTGGAATGTTTATAAACCCAGATCGCGAACGAATGCGATGAAACCGGTACCGCGTTTAATGTGGTCGCGACATAATCGTTCGTTCCATCGAGATCGATCGCTCGAATACCGTCGTATGCGGTGTCCGCGATCCATGCGGTTGCGGGGGTGGCGTTTGTAAGTGTGCCATCGTTCCCGTTGCCACTCAGATCCGTCACGGTTGTGGTGCCATTGCCGTCATCATCAAGGGATGGGCAAAGCCAAATGATTTCGCCACCAAGTCCCGTTGGCATTGAGGGTTCCTTTAATGATCAACCGTCGCGGAGGTCTTGTTCGTTTGCGATTTTGTTGGTGTCGCAGCGGCGTTTACGATGCCGGGGACGGAACCGAGTCGCTTGCCTTTGATTGCGGCAACGCACTTCGTTTTGGTTGCGTCGTCGATATTCGCAACCTTGGCCGACGCTTCGTGATGCGAACATCCGGTCGCTCGGCGATAAACGTTTGCGATCGCTGCGTCGTCGATTACGGCGGCGGGTGCGGGGGTATTTGACTTTGTTCGTCTTTTGGCCATGGGCTAAGTAATCAATAAAGGGGCATTGGTACCGTCCCAAGTGCACACCACTTGGATCACGGATTGAGCACGCGCGGGACCTTGGCCCGATCGGTTTTGATACGTCGCCAAACCGTGCGCGGTGATTTCGATGTCGTCGGCGGCCGAGAATCCGATACCGTCGGTCTCGCGTTGTCTCAGCACGATCGAGGTGTCGGCGTGCGCGGCGCCCTTGCCCTTCAACGGGATTCCGGATCCGGCAAGCAACCCCGATTCCAACGTGGTGATGTTGATCACCGACGTGATGCCTTGATCCTTGGTGATGTGTTTGTCGAAAATGTCGCTCTTGCATCCGAGCGTATCGACGTTGATGCCAAAATCGATCGAGACATCGGTGATGCATCCGAGATCAATGCCGCCGATCGTGGCACTTTTTAGGGTGTGACGCACGTTGTCTTGGATGATCGCCGGCAACGTTGCTTCGGTGGCCACCGTCAACGGATCGGTCGCCCCGTCGTCACTATGTGAAACCGCCTCGAGATCGAGCACCGCGTCTTGGCGATGGCTGCATTGCAATCGTCGAGGAACCAAGACACCACGATTCATCGAATACGATGTGCCAGCCGTCGAGATTACACCGTCGACAAGATCGGCCCAATAGGCGACGAATTTGGAAAGGTCGCTAAATGCCGCCGATCCGGTGGTCCCGGTAACGGCCAAAACCGATGCGATCGCTCGCGATTGGAAAAGCACACGTGGTTTGACACCAGTCACCGCAGCGAACTGGGGAAATTGCGATCCAATGCCAACGTCCGATTGCACCTCGGGATTCGTCGCTGAATCGAGCGTGGTGATACCCGCAAGAACGGTGTCGCCGAGTTTGCAAGTGTAGGCGGATTGCAGTCCCATGGCGGGGATCTCCCAAAAATCGATGATCGATGGTGGCGGAATGGCGAAAGTGCCAATTGAAAGCCGACGGGCGCGGTGTCCCGCGTTTGGTCGATCATGCGAACCGCTAGGATTGATCCCACTCGCGATCGAGATGCGTGTCGTAAACGCGAGCGAGCTCTTGAATCTCGGACGCGAGCAATCGACGGAATTCGTCGTGCATGCGGATTCGGCTGCGGGGATGACGGAACGAGAATTTTGACGCACCTCGGTACGCGACTCGGCCGCGTTTGCTAGTCGATGTTACCGATGCCGATCGCATTGCCCGGTACGTGGCACCGGTCCAAATCAACGGATTGGCAACGCCTCGACCACCGCCGAATTTGCTTCGCAGCTTTCGGCCGTAATACGATTTGCGAAACGCTTTGGAATTGGGGTCGAGGTTTTCACCCTTTCGAGCGTGGTACCCGGCCGCCTTGGCATGCTCGGGCGTGAATCGCTTTTCTCGCAAGTGTTCGTGGAAATAGACCGCCGTTGCATGCCACGCTTTTTTGGACGCGTCGTTGTACGCCTTTTTCAATCCTCGACCAATCGGTCCACGATCGCGGATCCCGATGGCCAAATAGCCACGTTTGGCAGCGACGCGGCGGGCGACCATTAACGATGCCCCCACGTCAACGTAAGATCAAACACGACGGCGTCGCCGAGCGAGACGACTTCTTTCTTCGATGTGCGGATGTACGCGTCCACGTCGATCGACACCAATGGTAAATAACCGGGGGTGTTGGCCAATTCCCACAATCCCGGCGAATTGGAGTCGTAGCTACG from Novipirellula caenicola includes the following:
- a CDS encoding LamG domain-containing protein, which produces MPTGLGGEIIWLCPSLDDDGNGTTTVTDLSGNGNDGTLTNATPATAWIADTAYDGIRAIDLDGTNDYVATTLNAVPVSSHSFAIWVYKHSTNDAILLNQRVGGNAQFQLWLSPSTHSQKLQYWNGSSQVNSDTNCPQNQWVHCGATRSGTTLKFYISGTLAGTKTIAVPSASSANVLLGYEGYGYAKGKWDDCRIFNRELTAGEMSALASVRAYQPGGTPKGPDYMTGVRRGLLFL